The Alosa sapidissima isolate fAloSap1 chromosome 8, fAloSap1.pri, whole genome shotgun sequence genome contains a region encoding:
- the acsl2 gene encoding long-chain-fatty-acid--CoA ligase 1 translates to MHIQEWLRSLRAGGAEQVEVEDLRSLLPSLPSLSSLSLSSLSSLLGLGALASLTAYWLVTRPRAIRPPCDLHAQSVSVQGDPSCRRSALLPDDNLLDFYFEDTKTAYDMFQRGLRIAGDGPCLGYRKPGQPYEWISYTEVAERAQVLGSGLLAKGCQPNPKQFVGIFAQNRPEWVIAELACYTYSMAVVPLYDTLGVEAMVHILDLAEITLVLCDKEEKGMALLANKEKGLTPTLSCLVLFNSFSEALVQRAQKCGVEVLQLEQLMDLGRQNLQAPVPPQPQDLAVVCFTSGTTGKPKGAMITHGNIASNTSSVIKILEGYFVIRQEDVSISYLPLAHMFERMIQVSMFCHGARVGFYQGDISLLTDDIKTLRPTFFPVVPRLLNRIYDKIMGSVTSPFRRAVLHYAVRRKQAELSSGVVRNNSLWDRLIFNKIQAGLGGNLRFILTASAPISPTVLSFLRAALGCLIFEGYGQTECTAGCTFSMPGDWSAGHVGAPLPCAMVKLTDIPEMNYYAKNGEGEICIRGHSVFRGYLRDEARTAETLDTDGWLHSGDVGQWLPNGTLRIIDRKKHIFKLSQGEYIAPEKIENIYTRCAPVLQVFVHGDSLQSHLVGVVVPDPEVFTDWAKERGIVGSYEELCQNPDVKKAVLEDMTAAGKEAGLKSFEQVKDLYLHPDQFSVSNGLLTPTLKSRRVDLRRTFQEQIARMYGKAAA, encoded by the exons ATGCACATTCAGGAGTGGTTGCGCTCCCTCCGCGCCGGAGGGGCAGagcaggtggaggtggaggaccTGCGGAGCCTGCTGCCCTCCCTGCCGTCCCTCTCCTCGctgtccctctcctccctctcctccctgctgGGGCTGGGCGCCCTGGCCTCCCTCACCGCCTACTGGCTCGTCACCCGCCCACGGGCCATCCGCCCACCCTGCGACCTCCACGCCCAGTCCGTCTCTGTGcag GGAGACCCCAGCTGCAGACGTTCTGCCCTGCTTCCAGATGACAACCTGCTGGACTTCTACTTCGAGGACACAAAGACGGCGTATGACATGTTTCAGAGGGGCCTGCGGATAGCAG GGGATGGCCCTTGCTTGGGCTACAGGAAACCTGGGCAGCCGTACGAGTGGATCTCTTATACTGAG GTGGCAGAGCGGGCACAGGTGCTGGGCTCGGGGCTGCTCGCCAAAGGCTGCCAGCCCAACCCCAAGCAGTTTGTGGGCATCTTTGCACAGAACAGACCTGAG TGGGTTATTGCAGAGTTGGCATGCTACACCTACTCCATGGCAGTAGTGCCACTCTACGACACTCTGGGTGTAGAGGCGATGGTGCACATTCTTGACCTGG CTGAAATCACGCTGGTCTTATGTGACAAAGAGGAGAAGGGGATGGCCCTGTTGGCCAATAAGGAGAAGGGTCTGACCCCCACGCTCTCGTGCCTGGTGCTCTTCAACAGCTTCAGTGAGGCCCTGGTGCAGCGGGCACAGAAGTGCGGGGTGGAGGTCTTACAGCTGGAGCAGCTCATG GATTTAGGACGACAGAATCTTCAAGCCCCTGTG CCTCCCCAACCCCAGGACCTGGCTGTGGTCTGTTTCACTAGCGGCACaacag GAAAGCCCAAGGGAGCCATGATCACACATGGGAACATAGCCTCCAACACGTCCTCAGTCATCAAGATTCTGGAG GGCTACTTTGTGATTCGTCAAGAGGATGTGTCAATCTCGTACCTGCCCTTGGCTCATATGTTCGAGCGCATGATACAG GTGTCCATGTTCTGTCACGGAGCGCGGGTGGGCTTCTACCAGGGGGACATCTCTCTGCTCACGGACGACATCAAGACCCTCCGGCCCACCTTCTTCCCTGTGGTGCCACGCCTCCTCAACCGCATCTACGACAAG atcatGGGCTCGGTGACATCTCCCTTCAGGCGGGCCGTCCTGCATTACGCAGTGAGAAGGAAGCAGGCGGAGCTTAGCAGTGGAGTGGTCCGCAACAACAGCCTGTGGGACCGCCTGATCTTCAACAAGATCCAG GCTGGACTGGGGGGTAATCTGcgtttcatcctgaccgcatcAGCCCCCATCTCCCCCACAGTTCTGTCCTTCCTGAGAGCAGCCTTGGGCTGTTTG ATCTTTGAGGGTTACGGGCAGACTGAGTGCACCGCTGGCTGTACCTTCTCCATGCCGGGGGACTGGAGCGCTG GGCACGTTGGAGCACCCCTACCCTGTGCCATGGTGAAACTGACGGATATCCCCGAGATGAATTATTACGCCAAGAATGGGGAAGGAGAG ATCTGCATTCGAGGCCACAGTGTGTTTCGCGGCTACCTGAGAGATGAGGCGCGCACGGCCGAGACCCTGGACACCGACGGCTGGCTCCATAGTGGAGATGTGGGCCAGTGGCTGCCA AATGGGACTCTGCGCATCATCGACAGGAAAAAGCACATCTTTAAGCTGTCCCAAGGCGAGTACATCGCCCCTGAGAAGATCGAGAACATCTACACGCGCTGTGCCCCAGTACTACAGGTGTTTGTACATGGAGACAGCTTACAG TCTCACCTGGTTGGAGTTGTGGTGCCAGACCCGGAAGTCTTCACCGATTGGGCCAAAGAGCGAGGCATTGTTGGGTCGTACGAGGAGCTTTGTCAAAATCCA GATGTGAAGAAGGCTGTGTTGGAGGACATGACAGCAGCAGGGAAGGAGGCGGGACTAAAGTCATTTGAGCAG